From Thalassoglobus sp. JC818, the proteins below share one genomic window:
- a CDS encoding SWIM zinc finger family protein: MPISLEQIATFAPDQKSVDAAKAIAVPALWQHIGVDPSALWGIFGRGSGYQVKIDLANLGAACGCPSRKYPCKHSLALLTVFTQSPDCAQVESPPEWVSDWIKKRQERAARQAETAKKPPKPVDRKAQAKRAEERFQKVQTGVEFLSLWLDDLMREGLAGLETKPFEFWDQPARRMVDSQAKGLASRLWSCAEIVGQGADWPDRIAAHLGRVKLLIHAFERIDTLSPDLQSEVRQLIGWSTSQEEIDAHDEKVHDEWFVLGQRTEEEERFRSQRSWLMGKKSKREALILQFAGSGESFPETIVPGQTLDATLAFYPGNLRQRARISAPNSNRAEEQIAPEGHATIDEFLNFYAQQLALNPWMGSCSCLLDSVTLTNEEGQWFVRDQNASGLPVRTSHFWKLLAESGGHPFQLFGEWNGNSLTPLGAIIHGKYRLCT, from the coding sequence ATGCCCATCTCTCTCGAGCAAATCGCGACCTTCGCCCCGGATCAGAAATCGGTTGATGCTGCAAAAGCCATCGCTGTTCCTGCTTTGTGGCAACACATCGGAGTTGATCCATCTGCTCTGTGGGGAATTTTCGGTCGCGGGAGCGGTTATCAAGTCAAAATTGATCTCGCAAATCTTGGAGCAGCTTGCGGTTGTCCGAGTCGGAAATATCCCTGCAAACACAGCCTCGCACTTCTCACAGTTTTCACTCAATCCCCTGATTGTGCGCAGGTTGAGTCACCTCCTGAGTGGGTGTCTGACTGGATCAAAAAACGTCAGGAGCGAGCTGCTCGTCAGGCCGAAACAGCAAAGAAACCGCCCAAGCCAGTCGACCGAAAAGCTCAAGCCAAACGAGCCGAAGAACGTTTCCAGAAAGTTCAGACTGGTGTCGAGTTTCTCTCGCTGTGGCTGGATGATTTGATGCGAGAAGGACTCGCTGGCCTGGAGACGAAGCCGTTCGAGTTTTGGGATCAGCCAGCACGCAGAATGGTTGACTCACAAGCCAAGGGGCTCGCGTCACGTCTTTGGAGTTGTGCCGAAATTGTCGGGCAAGGTGCTGATTGGCCTGATCGAATTGCAGCCCATCTGGGGCGAGTCAAACTGCTGATTCATGCATTCGAACGTATCGACACATTGTCACCGGATCTGCAATCTGAAGTCCGGCAACTGATCGGGTGGTCGACGTCGCAGGAGGAAATCGACGCTCACGATGAGAAGGTTCATGATGAGTGGTTTGTTCTCGGTCAACGGACGGAAGAGGAGGAACGTTTTCGCAGCCAACGATCCTGGCTGATGGGGAAGAAGTCGAAACGCGAAGCCTTGATCCTTCAATTCGCAGGCTCAGGAGAGTCATTCCCGGAAACGATCGTCCCCGGTCAAACTCTCGACGCCACTCTCGCATTTTACCCGGGCAACTTGCGGCAAAGAGCCCGAATCAGCGCGCCGAACTCGAATCGTGCCGAAGAGCAAATCGCTCCGGAAGGTCATGCGACCATCGACGAATTTCTCAATTTCTATGCTCAGCAACTTGCTCTCAACCCGTGGATGGGGTCCTGCTCATGCCTGCTCGATTCCGTCACTCTGACAAACGAAGAGGGACAATGGTTCGTTCGCGATCAGAATGCCTCCGGGCTGCCGGTTCGAACTTCGCACTTCTGGAAACTTCTCGCTGAGTCTGGAGGACATCCGTTTCAGCTGTTCGGCGAGTGGAACGGCAACTCGCTGACTCCGCTGGGGGCGATCATTCACGGAAAGTATCGTCTGTGCACATGA
- a CDS encoding DUF5691 domain-containing protein: MNELTRQALLGTSKAVPSPQTDDGPVVDVCDSIAEASLTAESSLLLKLGATAVYEAAGIEPNTVPAIAPDLDDSACPWSDAASELLEQAFSKDFVDVAPELCRRILESNLSLPHAILPAALDTKSAGLRSEILPCLGSRGRWLAALTPDWSWAIASESTADENISPQELKHQWDEGTVGERRQVLRQIREIDPSQGLEWLEQTFASDKANDRNNFLQDLAEQLNENDEPFLIQCLNDRSKHVRTTAIELLATLPKSELVQRMKIRTEHFLLRTSSSNEDFRLKCVPPETYPKEWEADGIPENPTGRKGQKSHWLDWIISRVPPRTWTDRFDCTPEQLLNGVLNDDWGPVVILGWTRAIQRFGLADEEVVQWGRPMWTYWTAMLQHNVPQVRELAGEILSELLAKFPEKMRESALTKSLREVHDPTILPISELLKTLTTPWSRSFSDLFLNLVRNLLRNRSDQKVVSWLSCLKLAGAGIPRESFPEAMKPWNTHSGNRNFWDTAAIDKLIQELQERVKLRERFYRELDKMADKDRDK, encoded by the coding sequence ATGAACGAACTGACTCGCCAAGCGCTGCTCGGAACAAGCAAAGCTGTCCCGTCTCCTCAAACCGACGACGGACCGGTCGTCGACGTTTGTGATTCCATTGCAGAGGCTTCACTCACCGCCGAATCTTCGCTCCTTCTCAAACTGGGCGCGACAGCCGTCTACGAAGCAGCGGGAATCGAACCGAATACCGTCCCGGCCATCGCTCCCGATCTCGACGATTCCGCTTGTCCGTGGTCGGATGCAGCGAGCGAACTTCTCGAACAAGCCTTTTCGAAAGACTTCGTCGATGTCGCTCCGGAACTCTGTCGACGAATTCTGGAATCCAATCTCTCTCTCCCCCATGCGATTCTCCCCGCCGCTCTGGACACGAAATCGGCAGGTCTCCGTTCTGAGATCTTACCCTGCCTCGGAAGTCGTGGGCGTTGGCTGGCAGCATTGACCCCCGACTGGAGTTGGGCAATTGCTTCGGAGTCGACGGCCGACGAGAACATCTCTCCGCAAGAGTTGAAGCATCAATGGGACGAAGGAACCGTCGGAGAGCGTCGCCAGGTGCTTCGACAAATCCGAGAGATTGATCCTTCTCAGGGACTTGAATGGCTGGAACAGACGTTTGCTTCCGACAAGGCAAATGACCGCAACAACTTCCTTCAAGACCTCGCTGAGCAACTCAATGAGAATGACGAACCGTTCCTGATTCAATGTTTGAACGACCGCAGCAAACACGTGCGGACCACAGCAATCGAGCTTCTGGCAACGTTGCCGAAATCGGAACTCGTTCAGCGGATGAAAATTCGCACCGAGCACTTTCTTCTGAGGACTTCATCATCGAACGAAGATTTCAGGCTGAAATGTGTCCCTCCTGAAACTTATCCAAAAGAGTGGGAAGCAGACGGCATTCCCGAGAACCCGACAGGCCGGAAGGGTCAGAAATCTCACTGGCTCGACTGGATCATCTCGCGAGTTCCGCCCCGGACATGGACCGATCGCTTCGACTGCACTCCGGAACAACTTTTGAATGGAGTCTTGAACGATGACTGGGGCCCTGTCGTGATTCTCGGTTGGACGAGGGCGATTCAACGGTTTGGACTCGCAGACGAAGAAGTTGTCCAGTGGGGACGTCCGATGTGGACCTACTGGACGGCAATGCTCCAGCACAACGTGCCACAAGTTCGCGAGTTGGCCGGTGAGATTCTCTCCGAACTGCTGGCAAAGTTTCCCGAGAAAATGCGAGAGAGTGCACTCACGAAGTCGCTTCGAGAAGTTCATGATCCGACCATTCTTCCGATTTCGGAACTCCTTAAAACATTGACCACACCCTGGTCCCGCTCGTTCTCGGATCTGTTTCTGAATTTGGTGCGTAACCTTCTCAGAAATCGCAGCGATCAAAAGGTCGTCAGTTGGCTCTCGTGCCTGAAATTAGCCGGAGCAGGAATCCCGCGAGAGTCATTTCCGGAAGCGATGAAACCATGGAACACACATTCGGGAAATCGCAACTTCTGGGACACCGCAGCGATTGATAAACTCATTCAGGAACTTCAAGAACGGGTCAAGCTGCGAGAGCGGTTCTATCGCGAACTCGACAAGATGGCGGACAAAGATCGCGATA